A stretch of Aeromicrobium tamlense DNA encodes these proteins:
- a CDS encoding class I SAM-dependent methyltransferase, with amino-acid sequence MSTTETTDTAAQQDLELKARHRRMWALGDYDRVCREIVSPLGGVLVDALDVQSGERVLDVAAGTGSAAVRAARRGADAVASDLTPELLDVGRESHPDDTLAWDVADAEALPYEDDAFDVVMSCIGVMFAPHHQRAADELVRTARPGGRMGLVCWTPEGTIGRLFATMKQYVPPPPPGVSPPPLWGQEDHVRELLGDRVEDLELRRMTLPVTLFEGGEQFRDYFAKHYGPTIAAYAAHAGDPDRTAELDRDLAALGEREGTRDEAGFTMQWEYLLVTGRVR; translated from the coding sequence ATGAGCACCACTGAGACCACCGACACCGCAGCACAGCAGGACCTCGAGCTGAAGGCTCGTCACCGCAGGATGTGGGCACTCGGCGACTACGACCGCGTCTGCCGCGAGATCGTCTCCCCGCTGGGCGGCGTCCTCGTCGACGCCCTCGACGTCCAGAGCGGCGAGCGCGTCCTCGACGTCGCGGCCGGCACCGGCAGCGCGGCCGTCCGCGCCGCCCGCCGCGGGGCCGACGCCGTCGCGTCCGACCTCACGCCCGAGCTCCTCGACGTGGGCCGCGAGTCCCACCCCGACGACACCCTCGCGTGGGACGTCGCGGACGCCGAGGCGCTGCCGTACGAGGACGACGCGTTCGACGTCGTCATGTCGTGCATCGGCGTGATGTTCGCGCCGCACCACCAGCGAGCGGCCGACGAGCTGGTCCGCACGGCCCGCCCCGGCGGCCGGATGGGCCTCGTCTGCTGGACGCCCGAGGGCACGATCGGCCGGCTGTTCGCGACGATGAAGCAGTACGTCCCGCCGCCGCCCCCGGGCGTCTCCCCGCCCCCGCTGTGGGGCCAGGAGGATCACGTCCGCGAGCTGCTCGGCGACCGCGTCGAGGACCTCGAGCTGCGGCGGATGACGCTCCCCGTCACCCTCTTCGAGGGCGGCGAGCAGTTCCGCGACTACTTCGCGAAGCACTACGGTCCGACGATCGCGGCCTACGCGGCCCACGCCGGCGACCCCGACCGCACCGCCGAGCTCGACCGCGACCTCGCGGCCCTCGGCGAGCGCGAGGGGACGCGCGACGAGGCCGGCTTCACGATGCAGTGGGAGTACCTGCTCGTCACCGGGCGGGTGCGCTGA
- a CDS encoding ABC transporter substrate-binding protein, translated as MRIAKTMKVVAAAALMTAVLSACGGSDEKSAGSTTLRVAAQSDVSSLDPIRGNSGNDHVMLFPIYDTLVSFDEGLQPQPGLVESWDSPSPNELTLTLRSGVTFHDGEPLDADAVKVNLDRARAEDSVAAADLASIENVRVDDELVVTLELSRPDASLLLVLADRAGMMVSPAALEANDNDVSRNPVGAGGWKLSDWKQGNELRLERFDDYWDEDAERAESLRIKIITDPRTRVTAMRSGQQDIALDVQPVDAESLEKEKSVVLESQTSLLVHGMYMNTSAPQFSDATVRRALALAIDRDTIVKNALFGHGQPASGVLPDGYWAETPDSVDYAYDPDEAKRLLAEAGEPDLEFDMLSRSDTSSVRLAEILKDQWAAVGVTVNILPRDVVEATDQYFNQKSSPAYLAGWSGRPDPSMTYRSLFDAKGYYNVGGLDIDGMAEAIGAADQSFDLDERVVGLDAAAVAAYESTPFLPVAFQDALIARSDKVQGFQMNQMGKPKFIGITVD; from the coding sequence GTGAGGATCGCCAAGACGATGAAGGTGGTGGCTGCGGCCGCCCTGATGACCGCGGTGCTGTCCGCCTGCGGGGGCTCGGACGAGAAGTCGGCAGGGTCGACCACGCTGCGGGTCGCGGCCCAGTCGGACGTGTCCTCGCTCGACCCCATCCGCGGCAACTCCGGCAACGATCACGTGATGCTCTTCCCGATCTACGACACGCTGGTGTCGTTCGACGAGGGTCTTCAGCCGCAGCCCGGGCTCGTGGAGTCCTGGGACTCGCCGAGCCCGAACGAGCTGACGCTGACCCTTCGGTCGGGCGTCACGTTCCACGACGGAGAGCCCCTCGATGCCGACGCCGTCAAGGTCAACCTCGATCGCGCGCGCGCCGAGGACTCGGTCGCGGCCGCTGACCTGGCGTCGATCGAGAACGTGCGGGTCGATGACGAGCTCGTCGTGACGCTGGAGCTGAGCCGTCCTGACGCCTCGTTGCTGCTGGTCCTGGCCGATCGCGCCGGCATGATGGTCTCGCCGGCGGCGCTGGAGGCGAACGACAACGACGTGAGCCGCAACCCGGTCGGCGCGGGCGGCTGGAAGCTGTCGGACTGGAAGCAGGGCAACGAGCTCCGCCTGGAGAGGTTCGACGACTACTGGGACGAGGACGCCGAGCGCGCCGAGAGCCTGAGGATCAAGATCATCACCGACCCGCGCACCCGCGTGACCGCCATGCGCTCCGGGCAGCAGGACATCGCGCTCGACGTCCAGCCGGTCGACGCCGAGTCATTGGAGAAGGAGAAGTCCGTCGTCCTCGAGTCGCAGACGAGCCTGTTGGTGCACGGCATGTACATGAACACGAGCGCGCCGCAGTTCTCCGATGCCACGGTGCGCCGGGCGCTGGCGTTGGCGATCGACCGCGACACGATCGTCAAGAACGCGCTGTTCGGGCACGGGCAGCCGGCCAGCGGTGTGCTGCCTGACGGGTACTGGGCGGAGACGCCGGACTCGGTCGACTACGCCTACGACCCCGACGAGGCGAAGCGACTGCTGGCCGAGGCCGGTGAGCCGGACCTCGAGTTCGACATGCTCAGCCGCAGCGACACCTCGAGCGTTCGCCTGGCCGAGATCCTGAAGGACCAGTGGGCGGCGGTGGGCGTGACGGTCAACATCCTCCCGCGCGACGTGGTCGAGGCCACGGACCAGTACTTCAACCAGAAGAGCAGTCCGGCCTACCTCGCCGGCTGGTCGGGACGTCCTGACCCGAGCATGACCTACCGGTCGCTGTTCGACGCCAAGGGCTACTACAACGTCGGCGGCCTCGACATCGACGGGATGGCCGAGGCGATCGGTGCGGCGGACCAGTCCTTCGACCTGGACGAGCGCGTGGTCGGCCTGGACGCCGCGGCCGTCGCGGCGTACGAGAGCACCCCGTTCCTTCCGGTGGCGTTCCAGGATGCGCTGATCGCGCGGAGCGACAAGGTCCAGGGCTTCCAGATGAACCAGATGGGCAAGCCCAAGTTCATCGGCATCACGGTGGACTGA
- a CDS encoding class I adenylate-forming enzyme family protein, whose protein sequence is MDAIRSQDLEKLLEYDFATAVEALDHHVGVRPDRIAITYGETGEELTYAQFGARTDAIAGNLAERFAVDRGTRVSVLSTNAMVAAASMYGLWKAAAVYAPVNYLYRGELLAYQLNDTRPALLIVDEDLVPAVEDIKGELTVDPTVIVVPAQGSSRAWPHVFADLLGEAKRPDVTLAFNDPANIIYTSGTTGPSKGVLQSHRWVNGYTWIGRRILNEDDVVYNDLPLYHVGGAHYNVARALWVGAGLQLWDRFSPSDFWRRIKAGGCTTATLLDVMITWLQKQEPRDDDRENALNKVVLGPVPANHQEFARRFGIDFALTGFGQSESGSAMMTLVEELPQGEGTPESVYRGLDHATIRASFVEAGMLVLDGPDPRVIKGILGTPSPFFEVAVLDQDDRPCAPGEVGQLAMRPALSELIFTEYLAKPEATAKAFANLWFHTGDAARVDEHDVFHFVDRLGDRIRVRGENISGAQVEEQIARHPSVQLAAVIAVPSDEGYEDAIVAFVELVEGRAFDEAALDAHCKAVMPKFMWPTRILPVDKIPHTPTNKIEKYKLRQLFKEGQTL, encoded by the coding sequence TTGGATGCCATCAGGTCCCAAGACCTCGAGAAGCTGCTGGAGTACGACTTCGCGACGGCCGTGGAAGCGCTGGACCACCACGTGGGGGTGCGACCCGACCGCATCGCGATCACGTACGGCGAGACGGGCGAGGAGCTGACCTACGCCCAGTTCGGCGCTCGCACCGACGCGATCGCCGGAAACCTGGCGGAGCGATTCGCGGTGGACCGGGGAACCCGGGTGAGCGTGCTCTCCACCAACGCGATGGTCGCCGCCGCGTCGATGTACGGGCTCTGGAAGGCCGCCGCCGTCTACGCGCCCGTCAACTACCTCTACCGGGGCGAGCTCCTGGCCTACCAGCTCAACGACACGCGTCCCGCCCTGCTGATCGTCGACGAGGACCTCGTCCCGGCAGTCGAGGACATCAAGGGCGAGCTGACGGTCGACCCGACGGTGATCGTCGTGCCGGCGCAGGGATCGTCGCGGGCCTGGCCTCATGTCTTCGCCGACCTGCTGGGGGAGGCGAAGCGTCCTGACGTCACCCTGGCGTTCAACGACCCGGCCAACATCATCTACACGTCGGGGACCACGGGGCCGTCGAAGGGCGTCCTGCAGTCGCACCGCTGGGTCAACGGGTACACGTGGATCGGTCGCCGGATCCTCAACGAGGACGACGTCGTCTACAACGACCTCCCGCTGTACCACGTCGGCGGGGCTCACTACAACGTCGCGCGCGCCCTCTGGGTCGGGGCGGGCCTGCAGTTGTGGGACCGCTTCAGCCCCAGCGACTTCTGGCGCCGCATCAAGGCGGGCGGGTGCACCACGGCGACCCTGCTGGACGTCATGATCACGTGGCTGCAGAAGCAGGAGCCCCGGGACGACGACCGCGAGAACGCGCTCAACAAGGTGGTGCTGGGTCCCGTACCGGCGAACCACCAGGAGTTCGCGCGGCGCTTCGGGATCGACTTCGCTCTCACGGGGTTCGGCCAGTCCGAGTCCGGCAGCGCGATGATGACCCTCGTCGAGGAGCTCCCGCAGGGCGAGGGCACGCCGGAGTCGGTCTACCGAGGCCTCGACCACGCCACGATCCGCGCCTCCTTCGTGGAGGCCGGGATGCTGGTCCTCGACGGGCCGGACCCGCGGGTGATCAAGGGGATCCTCGGCACGCCCAGCCCGTTCTTCGAGGTCGCCGTGCTGGACCAGGACGACCGACCCTGCGCACCGGGTGAGGTCGGGCAGCTGGCGATGCGGCCGGCGCTGTCCGAGCTGATCTTCACCGAGTACCTCGCCAAGCCCGAGGCCACCGCCAAGGCCTTCGCCAACCTGTGGTTCCACACCGGTGACGCCGCGAGGGTCGACGAGCACGACGTCTTCCACTTCGTCGATCGACTCGGCGATCGCATCCGCGTTCGCGGGGAGAACATCTCGGGTGCGCAGGTCGAGGAGCAGATCGCCCGCCACCCGAGTGTCCAGCTCGCTGCGGTCATCGCGGTGCCGAGCGACGAGGGCTACGAGGACGCGATCGTCGCGTTCGTCGAGCTGGTGGAGGGGCGCGCCTTCGACGAGGCGGCGCTCGATGCGCACTGCAAGGCGGTCATGCCGAAGTTCATGTGGCCCACGCGGATCCTCCCGGTGGACAAGATCCCGCACACACCGACCAACAAGATCGAGAAGTACAAGCTGCGCCAGCTGTTCAAGGAAGGACAGACGCTGTGA
- a CDS encoding TetR/AcrR family transcriptional regulator, whose translation MAERKQRPRGDRTRARLLDAARAEFAQHGFGGASTRGIAERAGISASALYAHHRSKEELLFLIAKEGHESALHGMQRVLATQTGPGAQFVGVMRALSAGHAREQFVSHVLANELDSLSPQHFAEVAAVRRAMVGLVRAIIDRGVELELFESPQIDMTVTALFSLCVDVARWYRPDGRWTPEEIGDHFALLGLRMLNASPEVIDAAFAAG comes from the coding sequence ATGGCAGAGCGGAAGCAGCGTCCCCGGGGCGATCGGACGCGGGCGCGCCTCCTCGACGCCGCGCGGGCCGAGTTCGCCCAGCACGGCTTCGGAGGCGCATCGACGCGTGGCATCGCCGAGCGGGCCGGCATCAGCGCCTCGGCCCTGTACGCCCACCACCGCTCCAAGGAGGAGCTGCTCTTCCTCATCGCCAAGGAGGGGCACGAGAGCGCGCTGCACGGGATGCAGCGCGTCCTGGCCACCCAGACCGGTCCGGGTGCGCAGTTCGTCGGAGTGATGCGCGCGCTGAGCGCTGGTCACGCACGCGAGCAGTTCGTCTCGCACGTGCTGGCGAACGAGCTGGATTCGCTGAGTCCCCAGCACTTCGCGGAGGTGGCCGCGGTGCGGCGGGCCATGGTGGGCCTGGTGCGGGCGATCATCGACCGCGGCGTGGAGCTGGAGCTGTTCGAGAGTCCCCAGATCGACATGACGGTCACCGCCCTGTTCTCCCTGTGCGTCGACGTCGCGCGCTGGTACCGCCCGGACGGGCGGTGGACGCCGGAGGAGATCGGCGACCACTTCGCGCTGCTGGGGCTGCGCATGCTGAACGCCTCTCCTGAGGTGATCGACGCGGCGTTCGCCGCCGGCTGA
- a CDS encoding acyl-CoA carboxylase subunit beta, producing the protein MTTSLGHDEVHRRRALALRLGGVDQVARQHAQGKLTARERIDLLADLGSLREFGILTGRSEYSPEGELRDFVPKGQVDGIVEIEARPAVVSAGDFTVRGGAGGVDAVGFGREPLPAERALEMGVPLIRLLDASGGSVKSFLDLGRTYPPDGNTFVAPEVELLQLAPVVSAVMGPVAGLPAVAACLGHFNVMVKETSQLFPGGPPVVKAALGLDITKEELGGWRVHVHESGSVNNVAVDEHDALAQVRAFLSYLPTNVHTMPPRSAPRGPGTDPDTLRDVIPEDARTPFDPRAVIDAVVDEATFFELSPAYGGSRVTGLARVDGFPVGIMANDPAVLGGSTDTAAAMKTIRLIQICDQFHLPLVSLADEPGVLVGPDSERAGIEAAGARLVWSVCRSRMPWMTVVMGRLFGVGGQTHHRASGMFRRIAWPTAQWGSMHISGGTYAAFRSQIESAPDPEAEQARIEAQLRAVTSPFRTAEATGQDIVDPAETRDLVVQFVRDAQLPLARQLGPSPTPFLP; encoded by the coding sequence GTGACAACATCTCTCGGACACGACGAGGTCCACCGCCGCCGCGCGCTCGCGCTGCGGCTCGGAGGCGTCGACCAGGTGGCTCGCCAGCACGCCCAGGGCAAGCTGACCGCCCGCGAGCGCATCGACCTGCTCGCCGACCTCGGCTCACTGCGAGAGTTCGGCATCCTCACCGGACGCTCCGAGTACTCCCCCGAGGGCGAGCTGCGTGACTTCGTCCCGAAGGGCCAGGTCGACGGGATCGTCGAGATCGAGGCCCGCCCTGCCGTCGTGAGCGCCGGAGACTTCACGGTTCGCGGCGGCGCGGGCGGAGTCGATGCGGTGGGCTTCGGGCGCGAGCCGCTGCCGGCGGAGCGCGCGCTGGAGATGGGAGTTCCGCTCATCCGGCTCCTCGACGCGAGCGGAGGCAGCGTCAAGAGCTTTCTGGACCTGGGCCGCACCTACCCCCCGGACGGCAACACCTTCGTCGCGCCCGAGGTGGAGCTGCTCCAGCTCGCACCGGTCGTGTCAGCGGTGATGGGGCCGGTCGCCGGGCTGCCCGCGGTCGCCGCGTGCCTCGGCCACTTCAACGTCATGGTCAAGGAGACCTCGCAGCTGTTCCCCGGCGGGCCTCCGGTGGTGAAGGCCGCGCTCGGCCTGGACATCACCAAGGAGGAGCTCGGTGGCTGGCGCGTCCACGTCCACGAGAGCGGGTCGGTGAACAACGTGGCGGTGGACGAGCACGACGCCCTGGCTCAGGTCCGCGCGTTCCTGTCGTACCTGCCGACCAACGTGCACACGATGCCGCCGCGATCGGCACCACGCGGGCCCGGTACCGATCCGGACACCCTGCGCGACGTGATCCCCGAGGACGCCAGGACCCCCTTCGACCCTCGCGCCGTGATCGATGCGGTCGTCGACGAGGCGACGTTCTTCGAGCTGTCGCCCGCCTACGGTGGCTCACGGGTGACCGGGCTGGCCCGCGTCGACGGCTTTCCCGTGGGGATCATGGCGAACGACCCCGCGGTGCTCGGCGGGTCCACGGACACCGCTGCCGCGATGAAGACGATTCGGCTGATTCAGATCTGCGACCAGTTCCACCTTCCCCTGGTCTCCCTCGCCGACGAGCCCGGCGTCCTGGTCGGCCCCGACTCGGAGCGCGCCGGGATCGAAGCGGCCGGCGCCCGCCTGGTGTGGTCCGTGTGCCGGAGCCGCATGCCCTGGATGACCGTCGTCATGGGCCGACTGTTCGGCGTCGGCGGACAGACGCACCACCGCGCCTCCGGGATGTTCCGCCGCATCGCCTGGCCCACCGCACAGTGGGGCTCCATGCACATCAGCGGCGGCACGTACGCCGCGTTCCGCAGCCAGATCGAGTCCGCACCGGACCCGGAGGCCGAGCAGGCGCGCATCGAGGCGCAGCTGCGGGCGGTGACGTCACCGTTCCGTACCGCCGAGGCCACCGGCCAGGACATCGTCGACCCGGCGGAGACCCGCGACCTCGTCGTGCAGTTCGTCCGTGACGCGCAGCTGCCGCTGGCTCGCCAGCTCGGGCCCTCCCCCACCCCGTTCCTCCCCTGA
- a CDS encoding acetyl/propionyl/methylcrotonyl-CoA carboxylase subunit alpha yields the protein MKKVLIANRGEIAIRIIRACRDLGLASVALHTAEDAGAAYVSLADEAMPLPGRSTAHAYLDIDEILAAALASGADAIHPGYGFLSESAEFARRVAGAGLTWVGPPERAIDLLADKASARNIASEAGARLIPGSGGPVETVEDVRAFVAEHGLPVVIKAVLGGGGRGQRVVTSIDQVAEAWQSARREAEVAFGSNPCMVERHLSHVRHVETQCLVDRNGTVRIVSTRDCSLQRRSQKLVEEAPAPLLDSAQVRHLCDVSTAILQAVGYVGAATCEFLLDESGDLYFLEVNTRLQVEHSVTEEATGEDLVAAQLRIADDELVQPGAVEADRHAIEFRINAEDPGRDFLPIPGMVRSLSIPQGPGVRWDGGVTAGERVTTNFDSLIGKLIVTGPDRATALARARRALAELSVDGIATVTDFHRGIVEHPDFAELPLGVHTRWIEQDCDLQLDAYAPSVADAETSSGRRGEVRSGATRRALEGDVVSPLTATVLQVRVEPGSVVSEGDVVAVVEAMKMEQSIRTTTGGTVSAVHVAAGDGVTTGQAVVSIDA from the coding sequence ATGAAGAAGGTACTGATCGCCAATCGTGGCGAGATCGCCATCCGGATCATCCGCGCCTGCCGCGACCTCGGGCTGGCGTCCGTCGCGCTGCACACGGCCGAGGACGCCGGCGCCGCGTACGTGTCGCTCGCCGACGAGGCCATGCCGCTTCCGGGCCGCAGCACCGCCCATGCCTATCTGGACATCGACGAGATCCTCGCCGCCGCGCTGGCGTCCGGGGCGGACGCCATTCACCCCGGCTACGGCTTCCTCTCCGAGAGCGCCGAGTTCGCCCGTCGCGTCGCAGGAGCGGGTCTGACCTGGGTCGGACCGCCCGAGCGAGCCATCGACCTCCTCGCGGACAAGGCCTCCGCGCGCAACATCGCCTCCGAGGCGGGTGCCCGGCTGATCCCCGGCAGCGGCGGTCCTGTCGAGACGGTCGAGGACGTCCGTGCCTTCGTCGCCGAGCACGGCCTCCCGGTGGTGATCAAGGCCGTGCTGGGCGGAGGCGGACGCGGCCAGCGGGTGGTGACGTCCATCGACCAGGTCGCTGAGGCGTGGCAGTCCGCACGGCGGGAGGCCGAGGTCGCCTTCGGCTCCAACCCGTGCATGGTCGAGCGGCACCTGAGCCACGTCCGCCACGTGGAGACCCAGTGCCTCGTCGACCGGAACGGCACCGTCCGGATCGTCAGCACCCGCGACTGCTCACTCCAGCGTCGCAGTCAGAAGCTCGTCGAGGAGGCGCCCGCGCCACTGCTCGACAGCGCGCAGGTGCGCCACCTGTGCGACGTGTCCACCGCCATCCTGCAGGCGGTCGGCTACGTCGGCGCGGCCACCTGCGAGTTCCTCCTGGACGAGAGCGGAGATCTCTACTTCCTCGAGGTCAACACCCGACTCCAGGTCGAGCACAGCGTCACCGAGGAGGCCACGGGCGAGGACCTGGTCGCCGCTCAGCTGCGGATCGCCGATGACGAGCTGGTCCAGCCGGGCGCCGTCGAGGCCGATCGTCACGCGATCGAGTTCCGGATCAACGCCGAGGACCCGGGACGGGACTTCCTCCCGATCCCCGGGATGGTGCGCTCGCTCTCGATTCCCCAGGGTCCGGGGGTTCGCTGGGACGGCGGCGTGACGGCCGGCGAACGCGTCACCACGAACTTCGACTCGCTCATCGGCAAGCTGATCGTCACGGGCCCCGACCGGGCGACCGCCCTGGCGCGCGCACGCCGCGCACTCGCCGAGCTCTCCGTCGACGGCATCGCGACGGTGACCGACTTCCACCGTGGCATCGTCGAGCACCCAGACTTCGCCGAGCTGCCGCTGGGCGTGCACACCCGATGGATCGAGCAGGACTGCGACCTCCAGCTCGACGCCTACGCCCCGAGCGTCGCCGATGCCGAGACCTCCTCCGGTCGCCGAGGCGAGGTTCGCTCCGGCGCGACGAGACGGGCCCTCGAGGGTGACGTCGTCTCGCCCCTCACCGCCACCGTGCTCCAGGTCCGCGTCGAACCCGGCTCCGTCGTCTCGGAGGGCGACGTCGTCGCCGTGGTGGAGGCGATGAAGATGGAGCAGTCGATCCGCACGACCACCGGCGGGACCGTCTCGGCCGTGCACGTCGCCGCGGGCGACGGCGTCACGACAGGTCAGGCCGTCGTGAGCATCGACGCATGA
- a CDS encoding nuclear transport factor 2 family protein: protein MTTLREASHPFVVALDALATAAETGDEAAFTRLFSTDATIWQSTVGHGMRVPDLVRVLRALDRTVGGRRYLDRRVDVLERGAVEQHVLEGTRLSDGARVRLTACVVVRFDEDGLICDLREYLDSAETAAFTAPPTSLRS, encoded by the coding sequence ATGACGACCCTCCGCGAGGCGTCCCACCCCTTCGTCGTCGCACTCGACGCCCTGGCCACGGCCGCGGAGACCGGCGACGAAGCCGCCTTCACGCGCCTGTTCTCGACCGACGCGACCATCTGGCAGAGCACGGTGGGCCACGGGATGCGCGTCCCGGATCTCGTCCGGGTCCTGCGGGCGCTCGACCGCACGGTCGGGGGCCGCCGCTACCTCGACCGCCGCGTCGACGTCCTCGAGCGTGGCGCCGTCGAGCAGCACGTCCTCGAGGGGACTCGCCTGAGCGACGGCGCACGCGTCCGACTCACGGCGTGCGTGGTCGTCAGGTTCGACGAGGACGGCTTGATCTGCGACCTGCGCGAGTACCTCGACTCCGCGGAGACTGCGGCTTTCACGGCGCCACCGACGAGCCTGCGCAGCTAG